AAATGAGTATTCCTGTGGATGCGCCAACAATGTCTATTAATCTTTTACTATATAAATAGAAAACAGATTCTTCTTTAACGGCACATTGATCCTCTGAATAAGAGTATTCTTTTTGAATAAAATTGGACATTAGTAACCCTTCCTTCACTTTATAGCTTTGCCAGATCTTTGTCATAAATGGAAACTAGTTCTTTTAAGTACTCCATTACATCATGCTGCAGATCTTCATGCTGTAAAGCAAACTCAATCGTGGTCTTGATAAAGCCAATCTTTTCACCAACATCATATCGTTTACCTTCAAAATCATAAGCAAATACTCTTTGAATCTGGTTAAGCTGCTGGATGGCATCGGTCAACTGAATTTCTCCGCCTGCTCCTTTTTCCTGCTTGTCCAGGAACATAAAAATTTCCGGAGTCAGAATGTAACGGCCCATGATGGCAAGATTGGATGGTGCTGTTCCTTGTGCAGGCTTCTCTACGAAGTTATTTACCTGATAACGGCGCCCTTCTTGTGATAACGGATCAATAATTCCATAACGGTGCGTCTCATCATCAGGAACCGTCTGTACACCAATGACGGAAGACAGGGTTTCTTCATATTGATTAATTAGTTGTTTTAATCCTGGTGTATTGCTTTGAACGATATCATCGCCCAGCAATACAGCGAACGGCTCGTCACCAATAAAATTCCGCGCGCACCAGACAGCATGCCCGAGTCCTTTTGGTTCTTTCTGTCTTATGTAGTGAATATCTGCCAGGTTTGTAGAGTAGCGGACTCTTTCAAGCAAGTCCAGCTTGCCTTTTTCCTGTAAATTCTGTTCCAGTTCAGGTGCAAAATCGAAATGGTCCTCAATCGCGCGCTTTCCCTTCCCTGTGACAATGATAATGTCTTCTATTCCTGATTCAATTGCTTCCTCTACTATGTATTGAATGGTCGGCTTGTCGACGATTGGCAGCATTTCCTTTGGCATTGCTTTTGTTGCTGGTAAAAATCTAGTTCCTAGTCCAGCGGCGGGTATAATGGCTTTTCTTACCTTTTTCATGTAATTTCCCCCATAACTATTTTGATTTCCTAAATTTCGCTTTTAACGACTAAAGCGTGATGGCCAAAAAATAAATATCTAATGAAAACACACATGTCTTTACATGCACTTTCATTAGATATCTAATTGTTTTTTAAAAATTAGTTAAATTTTGGGCATCCAACCCACCCTCACACCACACTATCGATAACCGAAGTATCTAAGGAGTACATCATTGTATCCCACAGCATGGCCGAGTGCCTCCGTGGGTAACGGACAGGAGACATCGCCGGTCAGAAGTACTGACAAATATGTATATTAACTCTGGGTGGCCTGGTAGTTTTATTCTCCTTAAAATATTCCGAGGAATTTTTTCTTCTTGATTGGCTCGGGAGTATCTCTGTATACATTTTGGTTATGAATAAGCAGCTCAGCGTTTTCCTGGAAAAGGTAAACGAAGTCCACTCCATATTTCGCATGTATTAAGTCCATGGTTTCTTGCATCTTAAAGCCACGTGTATCGATATTATGAGCGTCTGAAGCGATGAAGTGTGTCAAATTGGCTTCGATTAGCTGAAAGGAAAAGTTCTTGATTCTTTTCCCAAAATAACCACTTAAGCTGGAAGCCGTGACTTGAGATAATGCGCCTTTTTTCACAAGGTTATAAAAAACATCGGGGCGTTCGATGATTTCCTGGTTTCTCTCTGGATGTACAATAATGGGGATGATCCCTTTTAATTGCAATTCGAATACTAGCTTTTCTGTATATCTCGGAACGTGTCCGGATGGCAGCTCGATGAATAGGTATTGAGAATGGTTCAATGGCAGGATTTCACCTTTCTCTAAATCCTCGACAATTTCTCCGTAAATCCTTACTTCCTGACCAGGAAGAATAGCCAAAGGAATTCTTTCATCCTGAAGCTTCCCATTTAAATCTAGTACCCTCTCAATGATTGAATCTCTATTGTTGTCGTATTTGCTATTTTTATGGTGAGGAGTGGCGATGATGGTATGAATTCCTTCATTTACCGCTTTACGAGCCATCTCGATGCTGTCATTTATACATGATGATCCATCGTCAATTCCGGGTAATATGTGACAATGTATGTCAATCATCGACCAATCTCCTTCCAGTAAATTGTTAAATTAATAGGACTTTCTTATCGTACCATATTTACCCTCTACGGTAAACGGGGGGAATTTGTCGAATACCGTCGTTTTGTCATGTTATTTTTTACCATAAATGTCTATTTTACACCGTAATAGTAGTATTGGGCGGAATTATCGATCTTCTTATTATTCAATACCACACCCATTAGCTTTGCCTTTGCTGATGTTAAAAGTTCTTTTGATTTCATGGCCTGTTCGATTTCTGTCGTTTCACTTCCGACCACTAAAATAGTACCTTCACACTGATTCGCCAAAATTTGTGCATCGGTTACCGCTAGGACAGGTGGCGTATCAAATAATATGAAATCATAGTCTTTCTGGGCATTGTCCAGGAATGCCTTCATTGCTCTCGATCCCAACAATTCAGAAGGGTTAGGCGGAATCGGACCACTTGGAAGAACTAACAGGTTTGCCACATCGGTTAGCTTGACTGCCTCTGATAACGGCATTTGATTCGTAAGTACACTTGTAAGGCCGGTTGTATTTGTAAGATTGAATGTATAATGAACAGTTGGCTTTCTTAAATCCGCGTCGACAAGCAGTACGGATTTCCCCTGCTGTGCAAACACAACGGCAAGATTGGCCACGGTAGTTGATTTTCCTTCACCAGGTCCTGAGGAAGTCACCATTAATGTACTGACTTCTTGATCGACAGATGAGAACTGTATATTTGTCCTGATTGTCCGATACTGTTCTGAAATTGGCGACTTCGGATCATTCTTGGTAACCAGCTTCCGTTTATTGTCCAAAATCATTTTCTTTGTTTTTTTATTTATTGGCATGTCCTCACCTCAAATTCTCGCTTTTCTTTCTGTACGTTTTTCCATATCCCTCGTATCAGATATTGTTGTAATAGCCCCTAAAACTGGAAGTTCCAGGATCTTCTCGATATCCTGTTCAGTCTTGATTGTATTATCAAAGTATTCTAATAGAAATGCCAGTCCCACCCCTGCCATTAAGCCGACGACTAAAGCAATCGCAATATTTAACAGCGGTTTTGGCTTTATCGGAGATTGCTTTTCTCCTACAGTGGCTTTTGCGAGAATGCTGACATTGTCAACATTCATAATGTTCGAGATTTCCCTGGTGAAGATTTCAGCTGTTTTGTTGGCAATTTCAGCCGCCTGGTTAGCATTAGGATCTTGGACAGAAATATTGACAACCTGTGAATTCTTTTCACTTGCAACATTGATTTTTCCGTTTAATTCAGCCGTTGTCATATTAAGATCTAATTCATTAATCACTAGATCAAGAATAGCCGGGCTTTTAATAATGACGTTATATGTATTAATTAATTGCAGATTCGTTTGCACTTCGTTGTAGTTATACATACTTTGTTCATTTTTGGACTGGTTTACCAATAGCTGTGTTGAAGCCTGGTAGATTGGAGTTAGTAGAAAGTAACTGATGATTCCACTTACCAGTATGGCCAATAGAGTAATAGTCAAAATAAGATTCATTCTTTTTCTCAGCGTTTGCAACAACTCTTTTAAACTAATTGTTTCTTCCATATTCTCCTCCACTGTATCTGAAAAATTAATTAGAACCATAACACATATTGTTGTAAAATTTGACGTTTATTGTCATAATTTTAATAAGCTTGTAATTTTTCTTCCTTATCCTTTCATTATTTAACAATATTTTTCAGGTAATTGGAAGAAAAACTTTGCTATTGGAAATATTTATATGTTTTTGTTTTACTAATATTGGGTATGTGAATCTCTTTTTTGGAGGATGAATGAATGAAAGCTTTTTTAACAACCATTCTCGCAGTACTTTGCGCAGTTGTAGTAATATGGGGTAATTTGCACTGGAATGAAAAAAATGTTTTGTCTGGCAGTAAGAGGCTAGAGCAACCGACAAATACTGACTCAGAAACAACACAAACCGAGTCTAGCGGCTTTGAAGAATTAATAAAACTCACCGGTAATTGGCCTGCTGAATCTCAAGAAACCTTCAAAAGCGCTTTAGAAGACAATAGGCCATTTAAAATTTTGATCATTGGTTCTGAAGCAATCGGCCCAGAAGGAATTGGCTGGGCATCTTTAACAAAGAATAATATTATGGAAGCTTACGGCTCTGATTTTGTATCTGTTGAAATCTTTGATTACCCTGACAGTACAAAGCAATTTGCTCAAGAAGGGGTGTCTAAGCTTGCAGAGGCAAAGGCTGATATCATCCTTTTTGAACCATTTACTTTGACAGATAATGATGAGCTTAAAATCGAAGATTCGATTGGTTATATAGAACAAATCATGGATGGCGTAAAAGAAGCTAATCCCCAAACTGTGTTTATACTTCAGCCGCCCAATCCAATTTTTGGCCCAAGATATTACGCAACACAGGTTGAAGGGTTAAGGGAATTTGCCGAGACAAAGGAAATTGAATATCTCGATCATTGGGATGCGTGGCCGGACACTTCCAGTGAGGAGATAAAAAAATATGTAGAGGACAGCACCAATCTCCCTACTGCTGAAGGCCATCAATTGTGGAGTGAATTTATCTCTAATTATTTCATCAAAAAATAATTTACTTAATGCATCCATTTTGGATGCATTTTTCATTTATACACATAGGCATAAAGAAGCATTGCATTTTTCCAGAAAGAATTCTATTTACATCGATAGATTAACAGCCGATAAGAATGATAGATGGACATATTGGTATAAGGCCATTAACTTTCCCCTGTTGCATACCACGGACATACTATCAGATCGGGAGTGAATAAATGAACAAGTTCGGAAAAGTGCTGATTTTGTCAACAAGTATATTAATAGGGGGGAACTCTGCTCCAATAGAAGCTATTAATGCGGAAGCGGCTGTTGTGAACAGGATTAATAAAACCACTTACCAGACAATCTCAAATCTCAATATGCGGGCAGGAGCTGGGACTCATTTTAAAGTATTACTAACCATACCAAAGGGTCAGAGGGTTATGGCAACAGAACGCTCCGGGAATTGGTTTAAGGTCTCATATTCATATAGTGATAAAGGAAAGAAGGTCACAAAGACAGGATGGGTCACTGGTTCGTACCTTAAAGTTGTAACCTCAGGGTCCAATTCAGGGACATTGCAAGCCCAGGCAGTTGGCATCACAAAGATGGCTAAAACTACGTATAAAACAACTTCCAACTTGAATATCCGGACAGGAGACGGCCTGAAATACAAGGTTGTCAAAACAGTGCCTAAGGGAGGAATCGTTACTTCCTCCGAACGCAAAGGCAGCTGGTATAAGGTTGTATACAGTTACTCATACAAGGGTAAAAAAGTAACTGTGTCTGGTTGGGCTGCCAGCAGCTATCTAAAAGAGTATTATCAATATCAAACAATTAAAGGAACGTATTTGAACACCATGAGGACAACTGGACTCTATCCTTCACCTGATACAAAAAAGAAACCTTTATTTACCTCTGGAAGCAGCAATGGTTTCTATACAAACCAAAAGGTCATTAACAGTACAGGACAAACTTGGTATCGTGTGTCTTATAAAGGAAAAGCGGTATACCTGCCGGCAGGCAATATAGCTGTCATTTCTGCATCGTCCTTTGCTAAAACTGATTTTCTCACAAACAAGGAAACTTACTTACTATCAGGCATGGGGAATGTTTATACTAAGTTATTAAAAATCCCAAAAAATATTAAGCTTTCTTCCAATGTAAAAGTGGGAAATTGGTATAAGGTTTCTTATGGCGGAAAAACAGGATTCATTCTTGCTGCTGATCTATCAAAGTACACTCCGCCTAAGCCGGCTCCTGCTCCTGCTCCCGCTCCGGCAGAATTGCCTGAAGCAGCAGAACCTAGTCAGCCGGCTTCTCCAGTGGACAGTCCTGAAACAATGGAGCCTGGGCAATCAGCACCTGAGCAGGACCCACAAACCGATTTGGTTGAAACTACAATCAGCGGGAAGACTTATGTTACGACTTCCGCTTTGAATTTCAGAAAGTCAGCAGGAACTGATTCAGAAATACTAGCTGTTGTTCCAAATTCGACGTTTGTATTCCCTACGCATAAGGTGTCCAATGGATGGTATAAAGTTTCGTATAATGAAAAGTCAGGATATCTCTCAGGAGATTTTATAAAAGAAGTCATCACCGGAGACCCCATGCATCGGGATGGCTATCAATTCATTGACTTAAGGAAACCTTCAAAAGTAACGGCTGTCCATATTGATCAATATATCAGCAATAATCTAAAGGGCCGTTCAAGTGTACTTGCTGGTAAAGGGCAAGCATTCATCAATGCTGGAAACAAATACGGTGTGAACGCACTCTATCTAGCGGCACATGCCATTCATGAAAGCGGATTTGGAACCTCCAATATTTCACTAGGAAAATATAATTTGTTCGGCTTCGGAGCTTTTGATGCAACTCCTTTCATCGGGGCCGTCCGCTTCGAATCAGTTGAACAAAACATTGATTATATCGCACAGGAAATGAAGGCTACTTACCTCAATCTACAAAACTGGAAATACAAAGGAGCCTATTTAGGATTCACTACAAGAAGTGTGGCTGGAAACGCCAGAATTGATAGTAACAGCACCGGCATGAACTTTTATTATGCAAGTGATGTAAAGTGGGGCCAGAAAATTGCCTCCCATATGCAAAATATCCTGCCATACAATAAGGTTGACTATGACCAGGCAGCTGTAAACAGCGTCATGTTCTCATTTCCATCAAGGCCAGCTGGGATGGACGCCTTCCCTGCCGGCACCCTGGCCATTGCTAAAAAGGATATGAAGCTGACCAGCCAGAAAGGAAGCACAACCCTGGCTGTAACATTAAAGAAGGATACTGTATTTGAAATAATTGAGAAGCATAATGATTATTGGGTCAAAGTGAAGGCTGACAATAAAGATTACTGGACGAACGATATCAAATTTGACCGCTACAGGGAATTTATATCAGTCAAGAATCTTGGCAGGGTGAACGTCAGTTCTTTGAATGTCCGACCAACTGCCTCCACTGCATTGGCCCCTATTGGCTCTTTCAAGTTAAATGAGTATGTACACCTATTGCCTGATGCATCTGGAAATCCTGTCATGAATAGCACAAATACTTGGTACAATGTAAGGCTTGCTGACGGAAAGACTGGTTGGGTAAGTGCTTCATACATCATTCAGGAATTAAAATAATATTGATTAGAAGGCTTGCCGATCTGGCAGGCCTTTTATGATTTAAAGATCTCCTACCAAACAAAAAAACCTCAGTATTCCCTGAGGTCCAAAAACATCCTTTACTATTTATCTTTGCAGGAAATACATGAACAATCCATTGTATATTCCGGTCGCTGCTTTCTGTTGATAAGTAGAAGTAGCAACTAGCTTTTCCTCGTATGGGTTTGAAAGGAAGCCAAGTTCCACTAGAGCAGCCGGCCTTCTATTTTCACGAATGACATGATAATTGCCATATCTGGCTCCCATGTTCCTGAGCTTCGTCGAAGATACAAGACTGCTTTGAATCGACCTTGCCAATGGAGCATCTTTGTATCCATTATAATAAAAGGTCATAACTCCTGTACTGGTTGGAGAGTAAGCATTATAATGCAAACTGATAAAAGCATCTGAGTTGTAATAATTACTGATATTTACTCGTTGCGCAAGACTTAAATAGACATCTGTTTTTCTAGTGAAGATAACCTTTGCCCCAGCTTTTTGCAAACGAGGAGCCAGTTCAAGAGCGGAAGTTAGCGTCAAAGTCTTTTCTAGATAGCTTCTTCCCCTTGTACCACTATCATATCCGCCATGCCCCGCATCCAGCACAATGACTTTTCCCTTTAAGACTGATGCAGGATCACGAACAAGTGATGCGTGTAACCACCCAATTGTTCCATTGAGTTTCCTTACCTGGATCCAATCACCTTTCACTGCCAATTTATCAACGAAGGTGCCTGCAGGTTCAGTAGATAAGATAGCATAGTTTGTTCCAGGTCCCTTACGCAGATTGCTGTTCACCTTCATGACCAGTTTTTCATACGAAGCAGTCCTAACAATGACTGGCTTCTGGGATGAAACGTATGATGAATGTACCCAGCCATATTTACGGATAGAAGGCACATAGACTTTATACCAGCTGCCATCCTTGCCATAAACAGTAAGGGATGTAGCTTTCGACAAAGTTCCAAGGATTTTCCCTGATGGTGCACTTCGTAAATACAAGTTTGTTGCGGTGACATAGCCTGTCCACCTTACTGATGTCAAAAATTTAGAAGAAACCCAGCCGGTAGTCGTTTTATAGACTATTCTTGACCAGCCATTTTTCTGTCCTAAAACAGTAACAACCTGACTTTTCAATAGTTTCCCTTTAATGGAATAGGCTGTACCTGGCTGAGACCGGACATTTAGCACATCAGCATTCACCTTGGCCTGATAAGTGTATGCTGCCTCTGTGCTGTTGGCCTGAAACGAAAAAATAAGAGAAAAGAGAACCAGAAAACTTAGAAGTATTTTACCAAATGAAGCAACTTTCATTTTTCCCCACCTTTTGTCTAATTTTGTCTTATTATGAAAAGTCTCTTCCACTATAAACCAAGTATGTAAGTAATTTGAGGGTATAAAGGCCCTATTTACATTTATGGGATAAATTAACAAAAGTGTGATGTCAAATAAAAAACCTTATCGCAAACATTATAGAGGTTGTGGGTATCCAAATAATTGATTGAGTTCCAAACTAACTTCCATATATTGTTATTAATCCGTTTAATGTAATTTCCAATCCACTCGATTTCTTGCTTAAACATTTAATCGATAAGACTAAATATGATTATTTTAGAAGAATAAAATAGGGGAACCACTCTCATCGCTCCCCTTATCAGACCGTACGTGCTTTTTTAAGGCATAGGGATTCCTAATTGTTTAAATTAATAAGAGCCCCTCTCAATTGAGACGGGCTCTTATAGTGTCTAAGAAGCGGTTTTCTTAGATTTTAACAGTGATATGATTTTTATTTTTCCAAATAGCAATTTTTCAATATAGTAAAATGCAACACCAAAGATTAAGCAAAGGAAGATATTTATAAATGCTAATTTAGTTGGCGGATATCCATACAGGATGCGCATTGTCGGAAACGGCTGGAAAGCCCAGAAGTAAACCATCTGAGTTAAAAAAATGTGGTAAGACGCTTCACCTATAGTTTTCATAACTTTAGCAGCTATTGAACTAGCCGTATTTTTCAATCGACTAAGTCCAAAAATAACAAGGGCATATGGCCAGAAATATGCGTATACGTTCTGACTCGACCAGTTGGGTTGTACTGCTGGTTTAAAACCATAGTAATGAACAGCTGTTATATATACTAAGCTGACGAATGTGCCAATTTCGAACCATTTATTCCAATTTGGTTTAAATGCCATATATACTCCAAGCCCAATAATGAAGATATAACGTAAAAATATAAAACGATAAATTTCATTAGGCATATATGAATAGTAGGCATAGAGCTCAAAAGCAAAATTAATAATGAATGTGCCAATAAGCATATTCATAGGATTACGTTTTGCCCATAAATATAGCAGCGGTAAACCGAATACCACTTGTAGAATCAAGGGAATAAAATAACTTCCAGGCCCCCATCCTCCCTGAATAAAAGTCAGAAATACTTCTTTAATCTTCAATACATGCCCAGAACTACTAACTAGGACATACAATTGAAATATCCATACAATAGTGAATGGGATTAATAAACGCTTTAAACGTTTTGCAATTTGATCTAAAGAATAAAAATAAATAAGATTAGTTATTTTTTTTCGTTCAAAACTGTTAACTAAATTTAAACCTGTGAGTAATAGAAACACAGGAACTGCTTGTAAAATATGATATGGGCCCAAAATAGAATTTTCATAATCCGTTTTAAAGCTGTGCAATAAAATTACTGAGATGATAGCCATTGCCTTTAAATAATCTATACGTAAGTCTCTTCCCATGGTGATCCTCCATATTTATTCGTTCAAACACAATTTTAATAGTACCATAAAAAACCCTTCTTATTCGAAAGTTATTTACATTTACAACTAGTAAATTAACACCTTATTTGACTATAAAACGGAAAATTAAACTGATGTGGAAACTCTCTGAAGCGAAAAAACCTGAAGAACTTGTATTGTTCTTGATAAAAGAGAGGAGTGACAGATATCTTACAAGGACTTGATTAGTTTGATTGAGGATGTAAGAGAGGATATTACTGAAAAAAATTGGAAAGTAGAATATATATAAATGGATGACCTTTTGCATTTCCTTCAGGCCATAACTCTCGATACCGACCTAGATTGTCTTCCCAAGCTATCAGTCTTCTTAGGGGATGAACTTTCACCATCTGTAATTCAAACTTCCATTATCCATTAACACTTCAGTGTTATCTAGTACTAAAAAGAAGTAAAGGACGCTGACTTGGCCAGCGTCCCCGTCGCATATAAAGCCACAGCATATTTATGGTTAATAATAGCTGATGGCCTGCTTTCCAAATTGGGTCCAGCCTTCAATGAATTGTTTCTTCAATCTTTTTTTATTTTTCATCCCATCAAGCGGATCATTAAAGTAAACATACTTGCTGTCGTAACCTGTAATAAGAACTGAGTGTTCCTTCATCGTTATTCTAATCGGACCTTGAGGAGTATACCATGTCTGCCAGTATTTTCTTGGTACATGGCTGAACCAGCTTGTATTGATGACCCATACCGGACGGCCAGCACCAACATAGTCCAAAACAGAGTCAAATGACTGTCCAGATAGGTTTACGATTCTGCCTGGCATGTATTTATTCGCCAACTCTGCTACCGGCTTATTAAATACTCCAAAGCCTGGTTTGCTGAAGGTATACATATTGCCTACAAATCCATAGTTTGGATTCCCAAAATACTTTTTGCCATTTGAATATCTGTAAATAGTAGGATCCTTCTTTACTTGTTTCGCAAGCGTCATTTTGTTCGCTTTTACCCCTGCCTGATTCAGCATCATCGCAAGACTAGTAACCTCACAGCCTCTTGGAAGCTCGGGCATCTGTTTAATTAGCGGAGCATGCATCAATTTTTTGGCTGGCCTTTTTTGGTTGGCCACTGCCACCTGAATCTTAGGACTTTGATTTCCCGCAGAATCCTTTGCGTAAAATGAAAGTTTAGAGTTAGCAGCTTGCAAAGGTACTTTTATCGAGAACCTTCCCTGCGAGTTAAGTTTGATCGTTTTGAATTTTTTATTATTCTTATAGATGTAAAGGGTAGATTTGCCTTCTGCACTTCCCGTGATTACAAACGACTTATTGGTTTTTTATTAACCCTAGGGGCTGCGGGCGGAATCTTATCGGCCACCTTTACGGTCACGATGCCACTTTTGCTTTTGTACCGGTCTGCTGTGGCATAGACTGATACCACGGTTCCTGCCGATAATGGTTTTTTATTGGGTAAATACCTTTTAAAATAACCAGTAGAATAAGCTCGTACAGTATAACGCGATTTTCCTATCATTATGTTTACTTCACTATACGGTTCAGCATAGCCGGATATATAATTCGTTTTATTTGTCACTGTATTTACTTTTGGCTTGCTCGGTGCAGCTGAAGCAATTACTTGTGCCGACCCTACATTCTTTATCCCGTCAATCAGTGCAACAACTTTCACCGTGCTTTTATATTTAAGCAAAGGTGACGGTTTAAATTCAAATGTACCATCTGCCTTGTTGAATCTCTTCAGTGAAAGACCCTTCCCATTCGCACTCGCTGTAATTGTTGCTCCTGGAACTGTTTGTCCGGAAACAACTTTTCTTTTATCTTCAATTTTATTTAAAACAGCCGGAGTGTATACTGTGTCGGTAGTCACCCCTGTACTTTCAGCCTTCAAAGTAAGCTTACTGTTTCCTGAAATCTGCTGGGAAAAATTAATTTTTAAAGTATTATTTACAGCCTTTCCTTGTCCTAAGAGGTATTCGCCACTAAAAACCGATATCGTATCTTCTCCAAGATAAGTTCCTAATATATAGTTAGAACCTATTTCCTTCACAACAATTTCATTTGGTTCTTCTGCGAATGCAGAATTGCCTATCAAAAGAATAAGAAAAAATGATAAGCATAGAATTATGTATTTTTTTGTCAAATTTACCAACCTCCCCTTTTAAATTTATGGCAAAATTTTCATAAACACAAGATAATTTTATGATTTTACTATAATTTTAAAATTAGAGAATCCTTTTTCTATCGTTTTTAATAATTTTGGTACTTTTTCCAGTATTTTAATATATTATAGTAAATATTACTCATTCGCGGAGGGACAAGGTTTGCAGAAATTTAAAGTAATATTTTTATCATTCGTATTCTTCTTTGCTAGCTTTTCTTTCAAACTAGAGGCAAATGCCGAAACTGGTATTGTTAACCCCTATAAGGTTTACACTTATAACCAAATGGTATCGGACATTAATAAACTTAAACGAACCTATCCAGATTTGATTGAGGTGAAAATCATCGGTAAATCTGAATACGGACGAAACTTGTATGCAGTATCAATAGGAAAAGGACAAGCTACCTTATTTGTGAATGGTTCCCACCATGCACGCGAGTGGTTAACAACTACATTAAACATGTATATGATAGACCAATACGCACAGGCCTATAAAAGGAATCAAAAGATTAAAGGATATAACGCGAGGACCATCTTAAATTCTACTACTATTTGGTTTATTCCAATGGTGAATCCAGATGGTGTGACACTTCAGCAGCAGGGATTAAAGGCTTTTCCGGCAAAGTATCAACGTTCCCTGATCAAGATGAATGAAGGAAGCAAAAATTTCAAGCGCTGGAAAGCAAACGGTAAGGGAGTAGACTTAAACCGGCAATATAACGCAGGATGGAAGGCTATCAAAAGTCCTACAGCTCCTTCTTATAAGAACTATAAAGGAAAGGCACCTGAAAGTGCAGCTGAAACAAAGGCCGTTCTTCGTTTTGTTTCTTCGATAAACCTTGAAATGGCTTTATCCTA
The window above is part of the Mesobacillus jeotgali genome. Proteins encoded here:
- a CDS encoding acyltransferase — translated: MGRDLRIDYLKAMAIISVILLHSFKTDYENSILGPYHILQAVPVFLLLTGLNLVNSFERKKITNLIYFYSLDQIAKRLKRLLIPFTIVWIFQLYVLVSSSGHVLKIKEVFLTFIQGGWGPGSYFIPLILQVVFGLPLLYLWAKRNPMNMLIGTFIINFAFELYAYYSYMPNEIYRFIFLRYIFIIGLGVYMAFKPNWNKWFEIGTFVSLVYITAVHYYGFKPAVQPNWSSQNVYAYFWPYALVIFGLSRLKNTASSIAAKVMKTIGEASYHIFLTQMVYFWAFQPFPTMRILYGYPPTKLAFINIFLCLIFGVAFYYIEKLLFGKIKIISLLKSKKTAS
- a CDS encoding C39 family peptidase, whose translation is MANQKRPAKKLMHAPLIKQMPELPRGCEVTSLAMMLNQAGVKANKMTLAKQVKKDPTIYRYSNGKKYFGNPNYGFVGNMYTFSKPGFGVFNKPVAELANKYMPGRIVNLSGQSFDSVLDYVGAGRPVWVINTSWFSHVPRKYWQTWYTPQGPIRITMKEHSVLITGYDSKYVYFNDPLDGMKNKKRLKKQFIEGWTQFGKQAISYY
- a CDS encoding Ig-like domain-containing protein gives rise to the protein MTKKYIILCLSFFLILLIGNSAFAEEPNEIVVKEIGSNYILGTYLGEDTISVFSGEYLLGQGKAVNNTLKINFSQQISGNSKLTLKAESTGVTTDTVYTPAVLNKIEDKRKVVSGQTVPGATITASANGKGLSLKRFNKADGTFEFKPSPLLKYKSTVKVVALIDGIKNVGSAQVIASAAPSKPKVNTVTNKTNYISGYAEPYSEVNIMIGKSRYTVRAYSTGYFKRYLPNKKPLSAGTVVSVYATADRYKSKSGIVTVKVADKIPPAAPRVNKKPISRL